The Halioglobus maricola genome segment AGAGCGTAATCGTCGCCCATCGCGATAACGTGCCGATCACAATATCCGATGTCGCTGATGTCGGTTTCGGCAAACAACTGCGCACCGGTGCCGCCACGCTGGATGGGAAGGAAACGGTTCTGGGAACAGCGGTAATGTTACTCGGAGCCAACAGCCGAACTGTATCAGCCGCGGTGGCTGAGAAACTTTCTGAGATCAACAAAACCCTTCCCGAAGGGGTCACTGCTGAGCCTGTCTACGACCGCACGGTGCTGGTAGATAAAACCATAACCACGGTGCAGACAAATTTGCTAGAAGGCGCCGTATTAGTAGTCGTTGTACTGCTGGTGATGCTGGGAAATGTCCGCGCTGCACTGCTCACAGCGATGGTCATACCCCTGTCCATGCTCATGTTGATGTCCGGCATGGTGGAAACCAAGGTCAGCGCCAATCTGATGAGCCTGGGTGCGCTGGATTTTGGTCTGATCGTCGATGGTGCCGTTATCATTGTTGAAAACTGTATCCTCCGACTCTCCGAACGCCAGCAACATCTCGGTCGCCTCTTGAAGCTGGAGGAGCGTTTGCAGACAGTGTTTACCGCCACTAGAGAGGTGTTTACCCCCAGTCTGATCAGCGTGCTGGTCGTGATTCTGGTCAACCTCCCGATTCTGGCCCTGACGGGCGTTGAGGGCAAGATGTTCACGCCTATGGCTATGGCAGTGATTATGGCATTGGTTTCGGCGTTAATACTCTCACTCACGTTTGTACCGGCGGCCGTTGCTCTGCTGCTCACCGGGCACATAAAGGAAAAGGACAACGCCATTGTTCGCGGCGCCAAATCACTGTACCTCCCCACGTTGACGGCTGCTCTGAAATTCCGACTTCCCGTATTCCTCAGCGCGGTGCTGTTTGTGCTCGGCTGTGGTTGGTTGGCAACCCGGATGGGCGCTGAATTCATTCCAAACCTGGATGAGGGGGATGTTGCGATACAAGCACTACGCATACCAGGCACGAGCCTGACTCAATCGCTTGAGATGCAGTTTCAGCTGGAGCGCGCGATTCTCGAACTCCCCGAAGTGAAAACCTACTTCTCGCGTGTAGGGACTGCTGAAGTCGCCAGCGATCCCATGGGGCCTAATATTTCCGATGGCTACGTAATGCTCAAGGACCGAGAGGAGTGGCCAGACCCGGATAAGTCCAAAACACAGTTGCTGGAAGACATAGACGAGAAACTGGCGCAATTGCCTGGCAATGCGTTTGAAATCAGCCAGCCCATTCAGTTGCGCTTCAATGAACTGATTTCCGGTGTGCGCTCTGACCTCGGGGTGAAGGTGTTTGGTGACGATTTGGGGCAACTGTTGCGCTCTGGCAATGAAATCGCCGAGGTCATCAATAGCATCGATGGCGCAGAAGGGGTTAAGGTCGAACAGGTGTCAGGTCTGCCAATCCTATCGATTGAAGCAGACCGGCCGTCCCTGTATCGCTACGGCCTCAATGTTGCCGATGTCCAGGAAGTCATCGCGGCCGCTACTGGCGGCGAGGATGCGGGACTTGTTTTTGAGGGTGACAGACGATTCTCGATTGTGGTGCGGCTGTCCGAGCGCCTACGTAGTGATCTCCGTACGCTGGAGCGCCTGCCAATCCCCTTACCCAGGGGTGGCTATGTACCCCTTGGCGAGGTGGCGACGGTAAAACTGGCGCCGGGTGCGAACCAGATTTCGCGAGAAAATGGGAAGCGACGACTGGTGGTCAGTACCAATGTTCGAAACAGAGATCTGGCAGGCTTTGTTGCCGAAGTTCAGCAACAGGTGGAAGAACAGGTCAAAATCCCCCCCGGTTATTGGTTGAGCTACGGCGGCACATTCGAACAGCTAGAGTCAGCCTCTAAGCGGCTAAGCCTACTGGTGCCAGTAACGCTGGTGATGATCTTCGCACTATTGATGATGACGTTCGGCTCAGCGAAAGACGCTGTGCTGGTTTTTAGCGGTGTTCCCCTTGCCTTGACGGGTGGTGTGATTTCGTTATGGCTGCGTGATATACCGCTATCGATCACCGCAGGCGTTGGGTTCATCACCCTGTGCGGCGTATCGGTACTGACAGGCGTCATGATGGTATCGGCGTTCCGCGACGGGCTGGCAAGTGGCAAAGATATCGATGCATCGATTCACGACGGTGCCATGTTGCGGTTGCGCCCCATCCTGATGGTGGCGCTCGTGGCTGCCCTGGGGTTCTTGCCGATGGCACTCAATACAAGTACTGGTGCCGAGGTGCAACGTCCGCTCGCCACAGTGGTGATTGGCGGCATTATGTCTTCCACCTTACTGACACTCGTTGTGTTGCCCGGGCTCTATCGGATGGCCTATCGGAAGCCGAAAGCTGCAACAGT includes the following:
- a CDS encoding efflux RND transporter permease subunit, giving the protein MIDALIQFSIARRWLVVFLVAIVAAVGVWNYQKLPIDAVPDITNVQVQINTEAPGYSPLEVEQRITYLVELAITGLPLVEQTRSISRYALSQVTVVFEKGTDIYFARNLINERLQQAKSEMPSGIEPVMGPVATGLGEIFHYAVKAEPGARQDNGEPYDAMALRTLQDWVIRPQLRLVPGVTEINTIGGYEKEFHITPDPAGLLAYGLTFDDLVDALPKNNANVGAGYIEKNGEQYLIRAPGQVSDIASIESVIVAHRDNVPITISDVADVGFGKQLRTGAATLDGKETVLGTAVMLLGANSRTVSAAVAEKLSEINKTLPEGVTAEPVYDRTVLVDKTITTVQTNLLEGAVLVVVVLLVMLGNVRAALLTAMVIPLSMLMLMSGMVETKVSANLMSLGALDFGLIVDGAVIIVENCILRLSERQQHLGRLLKLEERLQTVFTATREVFTPSLISVLVVILVNLPILALTGVEGKMFTPMAMAVIMALVSALILSLTFVPAAVALLLTGHIKEKDNAIVRGAKSLYLPTLTAALKFRLPVFLSAVLFVLGCGWLATRMGAEFIPNLDEGDVAIQALRIPGTSLTQSLEMQFQLERAILELPEVKTYFSRVGTAEVASDPMGPNISDGYVMLKDREEWPDPDKSKTQLLEDIDEKLAQLPGNAFEISQPIQLRFNELISGVRSDLGVKVFGDDLGQLLRSGNEIAEVINSIDGAEGVKVEQVSGLPILSIEADRPSLYRYGLNVADVQEVIAAATGGEDAGLVFEGDRRFSIVVRLSERLRSDLRTLERLPIPLPRGGYVPLGEVATVKLAPGANQISRENGKRRLVVSTNVRNRDLAGFVAEVQQQVEEQVKIPPGYWLSYGGTFEQLESASKRLSLLVPVTLVMIFALLMMTFGSAKDAVLVFSGVPLALTGGVISLWLRDIPLSITAGVGFITLCGVSVLTGVMMVSAFRDGLASGKDIDASIHDGAMLRLRPILMVALVAALGFLPMALNTSTGAEVQRPLATVVIGGIMSSTLLTLVVLPGLYRMAYRKPKAATVSTELAST